The Mucilaginibacter terrenus genome has a segment encoding these proteins:
- the treZ gene encoding malto-oligosyltrehalose trehalohydrolase produces MANYQLSNIQPGLTFTQDGICNILVWAPLAQSVNILLTDTGKKIELNAGEHGYWQLSTTEVQHGDLYKVVLNNEKQLPDPASRAQPQGVHGPSQVIDVNGFKWTDNQWANPALEQYLIYELHTGTFSPEGTFAGITEKLQYLKELGITAIEIMPVAQFPGNRNWGYDGVFPYAVQNSYGGPAGLMELVDACHKKGLAVILDVVYNHVGPEGNYLNEFGQYFTDKYNTPWGNAINFDDAHCDEVRNFFKQNVLMWFRDFHVDALRMDAVHAIKDFSPKHILQEIKESVDELMADTGRKHYLIIEFDLNDKRFIDPLPQGYGMDGQWIDEFHHALRVTAGGERNGYYADFSGISDLAKAYRDAYVYDGQYSPHRQKKFGTKTDNPGQQFVVFSQNHDHVGNRLLGERSSVLFSFEMQKLLAGAVMVVPYLPMLFMGEEYAEQNPFQYFVSHTDEDMIAAVRKGRKEEFKAFHAEGEAPDPQSEETFRRSALNWDSIHQQQHKTMLHYYKTLIVLRKQSLALATLNRHQLEVSCDQEQQTLWLHRWEGDEHVYCFMNFSDKVQQLALPADGPALSIILDSADPEFGGQRSTSVRGGEAEVILPESIIIYTNQNV; encoded by the coding sequence ATGGCAAATTATCAATTATCAAATATACAGCCGGGCTTAACCTTTACGCAAGATGGTATTTGCAATATTTTAGTTTGGGCGCCGCTGGCCCAAAGTGTAAATATCTTACTAACGGACACCGGCAAAAAGATTGAGCTAAATGCGGGCGAACATGGCTACTGGCAGCTTTCTACAACAGAAGTGCAGCACGGCGATTTGTATAAGGTTGTTCTGAACAACGAGAAACAACTGCCTGACCCAGCGTCACGTGCGCAGCCGCAGGGCGTGCATGGCCCTTCGCAGGTAATTGATGTTAATGGGTTTAAATGGACCGACAACCAATGGGCTAATCCCGCGTTAGAGCAATATCTTATCTACGAATTGCATACAGGCACGTTTTCACCTGAAGGTACATTCGCCGGTATAACAGAAAAACTACAGTATCTTAAAGAGCTGGGTATTACTGCTATCGAGATTATGCCCGTAGCACAGTTCCCCGGCAATAGGAACTGGGGCTACGATGGCGTATTTCCATATGCGGTGCAAAATAGCTATGGTGGCCCTGCAGGGCTGATGGAACTGGTTGATGCCTGTCATAAGAAGGGCCTGGCCGTAATACTTGATGTGGTGTATAACCACGTTGGGCCTGAGGGCAATTACCTTAACGAGTTTGGCCAATACTTTACAGACAAGTACAACACCCCATGGGGTAATGCCATTAACTTTGATGATGCCCATTGCGATGAGGTACGTAACTTTTTTAAGCAGAACGTGCTAATGTGGTTCCGCGATTTTCATGTAGATGCGCTGCGTATGGATGCGGTGCACGCCATAAAAGACTTTAGCCCGAAACATATTCTACAGGAAATTAAGGAGTCTGTAGACGAGTTAATGGCGGATACGGGCCGTAAGCATTACCTCATTATAGAGTTTGATCTTAATGATAAACGCTTTATAGATCCGTTGCCACAGGGTTACGGTATGGACGGGCAGTGGATAGATGAGTTTCATCATGCCTTAAGGGTTACTGCCGGCGGCGAACGTAACGGCTACTACGCAGACTTTAGTGGTATTAGCGATCTGGCTAAAGCTTATCGCGACGCGTACGTGTACGATGGCCAGTACTCGCCGCACCGCCAAAAGAAATTCGGTACCAAAACAGATAATCCCGGGCAGCAATTTGTTGTGTTCTCTCAAAATCATGACCACGTAGGTAATCGCCTGCTGGGCGAGCGCAGTAGCGTGCTGTTTAGTTTTGAAATGCAGAAGCTACTTGCGGGTGCTGTAATGGTGGTGCCTTATTTACCCATGTTGTTCATGGGGGAGGAGTATGCAGAGCAAAACCCCTTCCAGTACTTTGTTAGCCATACCGATGAGGACATGATAGCAGCGGTAAGGAAGGGCCGTAAGGAAGAGTTTAAAGCTTTTCATGCCGAAGGAGAAGCACCCGATCCTCAATCGGAAGAAACTTTCAGGCGCTCAGCATTAAATTGGGACAGCATACACCAGCAGCAACATAAAACTATGCTGCATTACTATAAAACGCTCATCGTCCTGCGCAAACAATCCCTTGCATTGGCTACGTTAAACCGCCATCAACTGGAGGTTTCATGCGATCAGGAGCAGCAAACCTTATGGCTGCATCGCTGGGAGGGAGATGAACACGTGTATTGCTTTATGAATTTTTCTGACAAGGTGCAGCAACTAGCATTGCCTGCAGATGGCCCGGCACTTTCGATAATACTTGACTCGGCCGATCCTGAATTTGGCGGCCAGCGCAGCACATCCGTTCGGGGCGGGGAAGCAGAGGTAATTCTACCCGAATCTATCATCATTTACACGAATCAAAATGTTTAA
- a CDS encoding S24 family peptidase — protein MIRGFQQRAEQKITGFQSPASDYLEGRLNVADVLVIDPHCTFYFAMDSEAMKSRGLWPGDILVVDRSLVPVHGAVVVAVVQGTFCCRTFDNSGTNPVLTGDTVAMESSDGENLHIWGVVTAICRGMLPPGLKKGRYSRVCAL, from the coding sequence ATGATAAGGGGATTTCAGCAGCGCGCGGAGCAAAAAATAACAGGATTTCAGTCGCCGGCAAGCGACTACCTGGAGGGTCGTTTAAACGTTGCTGATGTACTGGTGATAGATCCGCATTGTACATTTTATTTTGCTATGGACAGTGAAGCCATGAAAAGCAGGGGTTTGTGGCCCGGCGATATCCTAGTGGTTGACAGATCTCTTGTACCGGTACATGGCGCGGTGGTAGTGGCCGTAGTGCAGGGCACTTTTTGCTGCCGAACGTTTGACAACAGTGGCACTAATCCGGTGCTTACCGGAGACACCGTTGCGATGGAAAGCAGCGATGGCGAAAACCTGCACATATGGGGCGTAGTAACTGCTATCTGCCGGGGCATGCTGCCTCCTGGTTTAAAAAAAGGGAGGTACAGCCGTGTTTGCGCTTTGTGA
- a CDS encoding Y-family DNA polymerase, whose amino-acid sequence MFALCDCNNFYASAERLFKPDLCNQPVVVLSNNDGCVIARSEEAKLCGIKMGDPEFLVRDLIDKYGIKVFSSNYVLYGDMSERVMHNLSRWFPRLDVYSIDEAFGWLGGIRNLEAYAPKIRESVVRNTGIPVSIGVAPTKTLAKLANKLAKKNGGTLVLDTRQKIKDAVDIFPAKDLWGIGRQYYKKLEELNIETVGQLRDLPEMWFKQHMTIQGQRMWNELWGRPALPIDARTESKKGITVSRSFRNYIEDADVLCEAVTLYASRLAEKLRHNKLRCLYLQVFLYTNKHREDHPQHFPSQVQKLVLASNNSHDLVQAATRMARKLYQPGIKYRKAGCIATGLLPESELQLNAFNAHDYGKKDAVAAVLDTINLAYGRGTLRMASEGYEKTWRLKHEHLSQGYTTRWHEILRIG is encoded by the coding sequence GTGTTTGCGCTTTGTGATTGCAACAACTTTTACGCGTCGGCAGAGCGGCTCTTCAAGCCAGACCTTTGCAACCAGCCTGTTGTAGTGCTAAGTAATAACGATGGTTGCGTAATAGCGCGTAGCGAGGAAGCCAAACTTTGCGGAATAAAAATGGGCGATCCTGAATTTTTGGTGCGAGACCTTATTGATAAGTATGGCATTAAAGTATTCTCCAGCAACTATGTGCTGTACGGCGACATGTCTGAAAGAGTGATGCATAACCTTTCGCGATGGTTCCCCCGGCTAGACGTGTACAGTATAGATGAGGCGTTTGGATGGCTAGGTGGTATTCGAAATTTGGAAGCTTATGCACCTAAAATTCGCGAGAGCGTAGTGCGAAATACAGGCATACCTGTATCTATAGGTGTGGCGCCTACTAAGACATTGGCAAAGCTGGCTAACAAACTTGCTAAAAAGAATGGTGGCACGCTGGTGCTGGATACCAGGCAAAAGATAAAAGATGCGGTAGATATATTCCCGGCAAAAGACCTTTGGGGTATAGGCCGGCAGTACTATAAAAAATTGGAGGAACTGAACATTGAGACCGTAGGCCAGCTACGCGACCTACCCGAGATGTGGTTTAAACAGCACATGACCATACAAGGCCAACGCATGTGGAACGAACTATGGGGACGCCCGGCGCTGCCGATAGATGCCCGTACCGAAAGCAAAAAGGGTATAACAGTAAGCCGGTCGTTCCGCAATTATATAGAAGATGCAGATGTACTTTGCGAAGCGGTAACCCTTTACGCCAGCCGCCTTGCCGAAAAGCTGCGCCACAATAAACTGCGCTGCCTTTACCTGCAGGTGTTTTTGTATACCAACAAGCACAGGGAAGATCATCCCCAGCACTTTCCTTCACAAGTTCAAAAGCTGGTGCTGGCCAGCAATAACAGCCACGACCTTGTACAAGCCGCCACTCGAATGGCCCGTAAATTATACCAACCAGGGATAAAATATCGTAAAGCAGGTTGCATTGCAACGGGGTTGTTACCCGAAAGCGAACTACAGCTGAATGCATTTAATGCGCACGATTATGGCAAAAAAGATGCGGTAGCAGCTGTGCTTGATACCATAAACCTTGCATACGGGCGCGGCACACTACGCATGGCCAGCGAAGGCTACGAAAAAACCTGGCGCCTTAAACATGAACATTTAAGCCAGGGCTACACCACCCGGTGGCACGAGATTTTGCGGATAGGCTGA
- the treY gene encoding malto-oligosyltrehalose synthase: MFNPISTYRIQFHKDFTLAHLQEIIPYLSQLGIKTLYASPIFKAVPGSNHGYDGTDPLSINPEIGTLEKLVQVSKELQDNGIKWLQDIVPNHMAFHYDNIWLMDLLEKGPLSVYRNYFDQSLSDNELFSGPLMVPFLGDDLEKVIEDGQLQLGWNGERMVLRYAEQNWPVSLKSYPDILEADKEADTDAVGTLLQQLDALYETTDADAFSKAAEELKLQLTSLVKNKVFNDHLLRCFELINADKQALKDLATTQYYRLCNWKETDKQINYRRFFTVNGLICLNIQRQEVFDHVHQLVATLLKDGVIHGLRIDHIDGLFDPEQYLHRLRALAGDDTYIVVEKILEEGEELPVNWPIQGSTGYDYLALVNNLFTHKKSEKAFSSFYTELTGDDRSIKNQIYDKKALILSEHMNGELENLTSLCLSLDLADTAKKNTYERSAIKKAIGSLLIHFPVYRFYGNAFPLNKQESVALKDVFNSVGKRSEELQPALKILVDALIHKTRNADEAYRQKVLFFYQRCMQLTGPLMAKGVEDTLMYTYNRFIDHNEVGDSPEAFGISVEEFHQVMKKRQQQWPLAINATATHDTKRGEGVRARLNALTGITEEWLEMVKHWQAINADLKTNNAPDANDEYFIYQTLIGSYPMPGEEEGTYAQRLEDYLEKMLREAKRHSNWAEPNQEYEDGVKKFAAALLNKARPFWQSFSAFHQKVSELGISNTLAQATLKLTCPGVPDVYQGCEHWDLSFVDPDNRRPVDYALRRNLLSEVEDEVNVTDLWKDRYNGQIKVWLVSKLLKLRAANTSVFSKGEYVPLDVKGSHHKKVLAFARAYHGTWLVVIVPAETATVAGWHIALEGADWGDTRVVLPANAPAICSNALTSQAIKLSNGIMLQDVLNDIPLAVLKLEKQYQGRSAGVLMHITSLPSAYGIGDLGSQAYRFAQMLHDSCQQYWQILPLNATSAGDGHSPYSSYSSQAGNTLLISPEQLHKDGLLSNDDLKAAKIPATNQVDFKKAEEIKTALLDKAWENFNGSNHALLNQFEEFCTKEASWIEDYALYLVLKQQHGFSAWNTWANEFKLRNQDALSAFATQNANVLRKVKWLQFIFHKQWAALKDHCNQLGIKIFGDLPFYISYDSADVWAAPEIFDLDENLQMNHVSGVPPDFFNADGQRWGMPIFKWDKLKELNYDWWLKRIRKTLEWYDLLRLDHFRAFSAYWSIPATDETAVNGEWIEGPAVDFFNALKQEFGSLPFVAEDLGDIDQPVYDLKDGFGLPGMKVLQFSFGDDVAQSAYAPHHHAENYFVYTGTHDNNTTLGWFDKDADSAVPKNLSRYTGIKVSSKNINKVFIKMALASVCKTAIIPVQDWLNLDEQSRMNTPAGEGSNWTWRLTDELLAKFPVNKIKKWTTLYNRC, encoded by the coding sequence ATGTTTAACCCCATCTCGACATACCGTATCCAGTTCCATAAGGATTTTACGCTTGCGCATTTGCAGGAGATAATACCTTACTTGTCGCAGCTGGGCATAAAAACCTTGTACGCATCGCCTATATTCAAGGCCGTGCCTGGCAGCAATCATGGGTACGACGGTACTGACCCGCTGAGCATTAACCCGGAGATTGGTACCCTGGAAAAACTGGTACAGGTAAGCAAAGAACTGCAGGACAACGGAATAAAATGGCTGCAGGATATTGTGCCTAACCACATGGCCTTCCATTATGATAATATATGGTTAATGGACCTGCTGGAGAAGGGGCCCCTGTCTGTTTACCGCAACTACTTTGATCAAAGCCTGTCTGATAATGAGCTGTTCAGCGGTCCGCTGATGGTGCCGTTCTTGGGCGATGATCTGGAGAAAGTTATTGAAGACGGACAGCTGCAACTAGGTTGGAATGGTGAAAGGATGGTGCTTAGATATGCCGAACAGAACTGGCCGGTAAGCCTTAAATCATACCCGGACATTTTAGAGGCCGACAAGGAAGCCGATACAGACGCGGTAGGCACCTTACTACAACAGCTGGATGCTTTATACGAAACAACCGATGCCGATGCATTTTCTAAAGCGGCCGAGGAACTAAAACTGCAGCTTACCTCACTGGTAAAAAATAAAGTGTTCAACGATCATTTGCTGCGTTGTTTCGAATTAATAAACGCCGATAAACAAGCGTTAAAGGATCTTGCGACTACGCAGTATTACCGGCTTTGTAATTGGAAAGAGACCGATAAGCAAATAAACTATCGCAGATTTTTTACGGTAAACGGACTCATCTGTTTGAATATACAACGCCAGGAGGTTTTTGACCATGTACACCAGTTGGTTGCAACATTGCTTAAAGACGGCGTTATTCATGGCTTGCGGATAGACCATATAGATGGCCTTTTTGACCCTGAACAATACCTGCATAGGCTGCGTGCGCTGGCAGGGGACGACACCTATATAGTAGTAGAGAAAATACTAGAGGAGGGCGAAGAACTCCCGGTAAACTGGCCTATACAAGGCAGCACCGGGTATGATTATCTTGCGCTTGTCAACAATCTGTTCACTCATAAAAAAAGCGAGAAGGCATTCTCATCTTTCTATACAGAATTAACAGGCGATGACCGGTCCATTAAAAATCAGATCTACGATAAAAAGGCACTGATACTTTCCGAGCATATGAACGGCGAATTGGAGAACCTCACCAGTTTGTGCCTCTCGCTTGATCTTGCTGATACTGCCAAAAAAAATACCTATGAGCGTAGTGCAATAAAAAAGGCAATTGGTTCACTGCTTATTCACTTCCCGGTATACCGTTTTTACGGCAATGCATTTCCGTTGAACAAACAGGAGTCTGTTGCATTGAAAGACGTTTTTAACAGCGTGGGCAAGCGCAGTGAAGAATTGCAGCCCGCCCTGAAGATTTTAGTGGATGCGCTGATACACAAAACCAGGAATGCCGACGAGGCATATCGTCAAAAAGTGTTGTTTTTTTACCAGAGATGCATGCAGCTTACCGGGCCATTGATGGCTAAAGGGGTTGAAGATACGCTAATGTATACCTATAACCGCTTTATTGACCATAACGAGGTAGGGGACTCTCCGGAGGCATTCGGGATATCTGTAGAGGAGTTTCACCAGGTGATGAAAAAGCGGCAGCAGCAATGGCCTTTAGCCATAAACGCCACCGCTACACACGACACCAAAAGAGGCGAGGGTGTAAGGGCGCGGTTAAATGCGCTCACCGGCATAACCGAAGAATGGCTGGAAATGGTAAAACATTGGCAGGCCATTAATGCTGATTTGAAGACCAACAATGCACCTGATGCAAACGATGAATACTTCATCTACCAAACGCTGATAGGATCATACCCAATGCCGGGTGAGGAAGAGGGTACCTACGCGCAGCGTTTAGAAGATTACCTGGAAAAGATGTTGCGCGAAGCTAAACGCCACTCCAACTGGGCCGAGCCTAACCAGGAGTACGAAGACGGGGTAAAGAAATTTGCTGCCGCCCTGCTTAACAAGGCAAGGCCGTTCTGGCAAAGCTTTTCGGCTTTCCACCAAAAGGTGAGCGAACTGGGTATTTCCAACACGCTTGCACAAGCTACGCTTAAGCTCACCTGTCCCGGGGTGCCTGATGTCTATCAGGGATGCGAACATTGGGACCTTAGCTTTGTGGATCCGGATAACCGCCGCCCGGTAGATTATGCGTTGCGCAGGAATCTTTTAAGTGAAGTTGAAGACGAGGTAAACGTAACAGACCTTTGGAAAGACAGATACAACGGGCAAATAAAGGTTTGGCTTGTAAGTAAACTGCTGAAGTTGCGCGCTGCAAACACAAGTGTGTTCAGCAAGGGTGAATACGTGCCATTAGATGTGAAAGGCTCTCATCACAAGAAAGTGCTGGCTTTTGCGCGTGCTTACCACGGTACATGGTTGGTGGTAATAGTGCCAGCAGAAACAGCAACGGTTGCAGGTTGGCATATAGCATTGGAAGGGGCCGACTGGGGAGACACCCGGGTGGTGCTGCCTGCAAATGCACCTGCAATATGCAGCAATGCGCTTACTAGCCAAGCTATTAAGCTTAGCAACGGTATTATGCTGCAAGATGTACTGAATGATATACCACTGGCGGTTTTGAAGCTGGAGAAGCAGTACCAGGGGCGAAGCGCTGGTGTATTAATGCATATCACATCGTTACCGTCTGCTTACGGGATAGGCGACCTGGGCAGCCAGGCATACCGGTTTGCACAAATGCTGCATGATAGCTGTCAGCAGTATTGGCAAATACTTCCGTTAAACGCCACTAGTGCCGGCGATGGACATTCGCCATACAGCTCTTACTCCAGCCAGGCAGGAAACACATTGCTAATAAGCCCGGAGCAGTTGCACAAGGATGGTTTGCTTAGTAACGACGACCTGAAAGCGGCTAAAATACCTGCCACTAACCAGGTAGACTTTAAGAAAGCGGAAGAAATAAAGACCGCTTTGCTGGACAAGGCATGGGAGAACTTTAACGGCTCCAATCATGCGCTGCTAAACCAATTTGAAGAGTTCTGCACCAAGGAGGCCAGTTGGATAGAGGATTATGCTTTGTACCTGGTTTTAAAACAACAGCATGGCTTTTCGGCCTGGAACACCTGGGCAAACGAATTTAAATTAAGGAACCAGGATGCACTTTCCGCATTTGCTACACAAAATGCCAATGTACTGAGAAAAGTGAAGTGGCTGCAATTTATCTTCCATAAACAATGGGCCGCGTTGAAGGACCATTGCAACCAGCTAGGCATTAAGATATTTGGCGACCTACCGTTTTACATCAGCTACGACTCGGCCGATGTTTGGGCTGCGCCGGAGATATTTGATCTGGATGAAAACCTGCAGATGAACCATGTATCCGGCGTGCCACCAGACTTTTTTAACGCCGACGGACAGCGTTGGGGTATGCCTATTTTTAAGTGGGACAAACTTAAGGAGCTTAATTACGATTGGTGGCTTAAACGCATACGCAAGACATTGGAGTGGTACGATCTGCTCCGTTTAGATCATTTCCGCGCGTTTTCTGCCTACTGGAGCATACCTGCTACCGATGAAACCGCTGTTAACGGCGAATGGATCGAAGGTCCAGCAGTTGACTTCTTCAATGCTCTTAAGCAGGAATTTGGCAGCCTGCCTTTTGTTGCAGAGGACCTGGGCGATATTGATCAGCCGGTTTACGACCTCAAAGACGGGTTTGGCTTGCCGGGGATGAAAGTGCTGCAGTTTTCCTTCGGCGATGATGTTGCACAATCGGCATATGCGCCTCACCATCACGCAGAGAATTATTTTGTATATACCGGCACCCATGATAATAATACCACCTTAGGATGGTTTGATAAAGATGCAGATAGTGCAGTACCTAAAAACCTGTCAAGGTATACCGGTATAAAGGTATCATCAAAAAACATTAACAAGGTGTTTATTAAAATGGCACTAGCGTCGGTATGTAAAACAGCCATTATCCCTGTGCAGGACTGGTTAAACCTAGACGAGCAATCGCGTATGAACACGCCGGCAGGGGAGGGTAGCAATTGGACCTGGCGCCTCACGGACGAATTGCTGGCAAAATTCCCGGTAAATAAAATTAAGAAGTGGACCACGTTGTACAACCGGTGCTAA
- a CDS encoding DUF5686 and carboxypeptidase-like regulatory domain-containing protein produces MKTFTPSLFAKSVILFLVTILSFTVSRAQTTVVRGVVTDAKTHQTMPYVTVSFNNSTIGGNTNTQGRYNISTTEKYNQIKVSFVGFKTVVRNVEVGKEQEINVALIEDNHSLNEVVVRTSKRKKYTNKNNPAVELIRQVIAHKKQNVVENYNFAEYKQYERLAVSLSNLSDKFKNKKIFKNYQFLFREQDSTLIGGKTMLPMYMEEKLSTNYFRKDPYSKKQVIEATKQVKYNENFVDNQGLTTYFNRMYQDINIYDNNVSLLSNQLLSPIADHSPDFYKFFITDTLKDQQPNLIELSFTPRNTNGLLFEGKMYVTMDGNYAVQGAELTVNKNIQLNFVRRMQANLVFEKNNDGRYHLSQSNLKIDFGLNKEKGGGVFGERLVTINNFVTNSPRTDATYKGPAQVYATNSEDKDDTYWMQSRPDTLDAAAAKIYKNIDSLQTIPSFKKTMDIATLLLAGYKNYGKFEVGPANTFYSFNPVEGFRGRLGGRSTPQLSKRYYFETYGAYGTRDQRWKYFFSSTYSLNNKSIYSFPQNYVRASFQHDTKIPGQELQFVQESNFLLSFKRGENDQWLYNDIFRLDYVKEFLNHLSYGFGLKKWNQSPAGSLQFQNLLPGGVINNVNTIHTTELSAQLRWAPHEKFYQGKLYRTPIPDRYPVFTLNYAQGVKGLLGGDYNYQNVTGNISKRFYMSQLGFTDVSTEGGYLFGNVPFPLLDIHHANQTYAFQLYSYNLMNFQEFVSDHYASIAIDHNFNGFLFNRVPLLKKLKLREIIDFKALWGGVRDENNPALHNDLLRFPNGASGGTYSLGSTPYMEGSVGVGNIFKILRIDLVKRFTYLDHPGAPEYGVRFFVKFDF; encoded by the coding sequence ATGAAAACCTTCACACCTTCGCTTTTTGCAAAAAGCGTAATATTATTCCTGGTAACAATTTTATCTTTTACAGTAAGCCGCGCTCAAACAACTGTTGTAAGAGGCGTTGTTACCGATGCCAAAACGCATCAAACAATGCCTTATGTTACCGTGTCATTTAACAATAGCACAATTGGCGGCAATACTAATACTCAGGGCCGTTACAACATTTCTACCACTGAAAAGTACAACCAGATTAAAGTGAGCTTTGTAGGCTTTAAAACAGTTGTCCGCAACGTAGAAGTAGGGAAGGAGCAGGAAATTAATGTTGCTCTTATCGAGGATAATCACAGCCTTAATGAGGTTGTGGTCCGCACATCAAAGAGAAAGAAATATACCAACAAGAACAATCCGGCTGTTGAGCTTATTCGTCAGGTAATTGCCCATAAAAAGCAAAACGTGGTAGAAAACTACAACTTTGCCGAGTACAAGCAGTACGAACGCCTTGCCGTTTCATTAAGTAACCTGTCAGATAAGTTTAAGAATAAGAAGATATTCAAGAATTACCAGTTCCTCTTCCGTGAGCAGGACTCAACCTTAATTGGCGGCAAAACTATGCTGCCGATGTATATGGAAGAAAAGTTGTCTACCAACTACTTCCGTAAGGATCCGTACTCCAAAAAACAGGTAATAGAAGCCACTAAACAAGTTAAATACAATGAGAACTTTGTAGATAATCAGGGCCTTACTACATACTTCAACCGTATGTACCAGGACATCAATATATATGATAACAACGTTTCGCTTTTGAGCAACCAGCTACTGAGCCCTATTGCCGATCACTCGCCTGACTTTTACAAGTTCTTTATTACAGATACACTTAAAGATCAGCAGCCTAACTTGATTGAGCTTAGCTTTACCCCAAGAAACACCAACGGTTTGCTGTTTGAAGGCAAAATGTACGTAACCATGGACGGTAATTATGCTGTTCAGGGAGCGGAGTTAACAGTAAACAAAAACATCCAGCTTAACTTTGTAAGGCGCATGCAGGCTAATCTCGTTTTCGAGAAAAATAACGACGGCAGGTACCACTTAAGCCAAAGCAATCTTAAAATAGACTTTGGCTTGAACAAGGAAAAAGGTGGAGGCGTGTTCGGAGAACGTTTGGTAACTATCAACAACTTTGTTACTAATTCGCCACGCACTGATGCCACTTACAAAGGCCCTGCACAGGTTTACGCTACCAACAGTGAGGATAAGGACGATACCTACTGGATGCAAAGCCGCCCTGACACACTGGACGCTGCTGCGGCTAAAATATATAAGAACATAGATAGCCTGCAGACAATTCCATCTTTCAAGAAAACGATGGACATTGCAACGCTGTTGCTTGCCGGCTATAAAAACTATGGCAAGTTTGAGGTAGGGCCGGCAAATACTTTTTACAGCTTTAACCCTGTAGAAGGTTTCCGTGGCCGTTTAGGTGGCCGCAGTACGCCGCAATTAAGCAAACGTTACTACTTTGAAACTTATGGTGCATACGGTACCCGCGACCAACGCTGGAAGTATTTCTTCAGCAGTACTTACTCCCTTAATAATAAATCTATCTATTCTTTCCCGCAGAACTATGTACGGGCAAGTTTCCAGCACGATACCAAAATACCAGGGCAGGAACTCCAGTTTGTACAGGAAAGTAACTTCTTGCTATCCTTTAAACGTGGCGAAAACGACCAGTGGTTGTACAACGATATATTCAGGCTCGACTATGTTAAGGAGTTCCTTAACCACCTGTCTTACGGATTTGGGTTAAAGAAATGGAACCAGAGTCCTGCAGGTTCGCTGCAGTTCCAGAATCTATTACCCGGTGGTGTTATCAATAATGTGAACACTATACATACTACTGAATTGTCTGCACAGCTGCGTTGGGCACCGCATGAAAAATTCTATCAGGGTAAACTTTACCGCACCCCAATACCTGACCGTTACCCGGTGTTTACATTGAACTACGCACAAGGTGTTAAAGGTTTATTAGGTGGCGATTACAACTACCAGAACGTTACCGGTAACATCAGCAAGCGCTTTTATATGTCACAGCTCGGCTTTACCGATGTAAGCACCGAAGGTGGTTACCTGTTTGGTAATGTGCCTTTCCCGTTGCTTGATATCCACCATGCTAACCAGACTTACGCATTTCAGTTATACAGCTATAACCTGATGAACTTCCAGGAATTTGTGAGTGACCATTACGCCAGCATAGCTATAGATCACAACTTTAACGGCTTCCTGTTCAACCGCGTGCCGTTGCTTAAGAAGCTGAAATTGCGTGAGATAATAGACTTTAAAGCCCTTTGGGGTGGTGTGAGGGATGAAAACAATCCGGCATTGCATAATGATCTGTTACGTTTCCCTAATGGTGCTTCAGGTGGTACTTATTCACTTGGTTCTACACCGTATATGGAAGGCAGCGTTGGTGTGGGTAACATTTTCAAAATCTTGCGTATAGATCTGGTAAAGCGCTTTACCTACCTGGATCACCCCGGTGCACCGGAGTACGGCGTTCGGTTTTTTGTTAAGTTTGATTTTTAA